The Mucilaginibacter mallensis genome has a segment encoding these proteins:
- a CDS encoding DUF3467 domain-containing protein, translated as MEEEQNENQLNIELSEEIAEGIYSNLAIITHSSSEFVLDFIRVMPGVPKAKVKSRIILTPEHAKRLLTALEDNLEKFENANGRIKIQQGPAGFPMNFGGTVGQA; from the coding sequence ATGGAAGAAGAACAAAACGAAAATCAGTTAAATATTGAGCTTTCTGAAGAGATAGCAGAGGGGATCTATTCTAACCTGGCAATCATTACCCATTCAAGTTCAGAGTTTGTGCTCGACTTTATTCGTGTTATGCCTGGAGTGCCAAAGGCGAAGGTAAAATCAAGAATTATTTTAACACCTGAACATGCCAAACGCTTACTTACTGCGCTGGAAGACAACCTAGAAAAATTTGAAAATGCCAATGGCCGTATCAAAATTCAGCAGGGTCCGGCGGGTTTTCCTATGAATTTTGGGGGCACAGTAGGGCAAGCTTAA
- the rplA gene encoding 50S ribosomal protein L1 — MARLTKNQKVALSKIEANKAYTLQDAASLVKDISNTKFDSSVDIDVRLGVDPRKANQMVRGIATLPHGTGKTVRVLVLCTPDKEQEAKDAGADFVGLDDYIAKIEGGWTDVDIIITMPSVMAKVGRLGRILGPRNLMPNPKSGTVTAEVGKAVTEVKGGKIDFKVDKTGIIHASIGKVSFPSDKIYENALEVLQTISKLKPSSAKGTYFKSIHVSSTMSPGIEVETKSVAGI; from the coding sequence GTGGCTAGATTAACAAAAAATCAAAAAGTGGCACTCTCCAAAATTGAGGCTAACAAAGCATATACATTGCAGGATGCTGCATCTTTAGTAAAAGATATCTCTAATACTAAATTTGACTCATCAGTTGATATAGATGTACGTTTAGGTGTTGACCCCCGTAAAGCCAATCAAATGGTACGCGGTATAGCAACATTACCTCATGGAACCGGTAAAACTGTACGTGTACTTGTGCTTTGTACTCCTGATAAGGAACAAGAAGCGAAAGACGCAGGTGCGGATTTTGTAGGTTTGGATGATTATATTGCCAAGATTGAAGGTGGATGGACTGATGTTGATATTATCATCACTATGCCAAGTGTTATGGCTAAAGTAGGTCGTTTGGGTCGTATTCTCGGTCCGCGTAACCTTATGCCTAACCCTAAATCAGGAACAGTAACTGCCGAAGTTGGCAAAGCTGTAACTGAGGTAAAAGGTGGTAAGATCGATTTCAAGGTTGATAAAACCGGTATCATTCATGCCTCAATAGGAAAAGTATCTTTCCCATCTGATAAGATTTATGAGAATGCATTAGAAGTATTGCAAACTATCTCAAAATTAAAACCTTCATCAGCAAAAGGAACATATTTTAAAAGTATTCACGTGTCGTCTACAATGTCGCCGGGAATTGAAGTTGAAACCAAATCAGTAGCGGGAATTTAA
- a CDS encoding polysaccharide biosynthesis/export family protein: MRKKYPLNSYFILFILFISTTIFSCASRKNIKYFEDIPDSGVLKTIPITAYIEPKIQVDDILSIVVSTVDPAATQPINLGNISVLGSNNSGPVTTQPIISGYLVSKDGDVEIPVLGKIHVLGLTTVEARGAIKERADKFYNDPSVTVRYANFKITVTGEVARPSVYIMPNEKVTLLDALSMAGDLTIYGKRDNVLLLRENNDGSKTAYRINLTKSNLIDQPYYYLHQNDYIYVEPTKGKVAANDIAQARTYAILSSIITVIIVIISRINFK, translated from the coding sequence ATGAGAAAAAAGTACCCTTTAAATTCCTATTTCATTTTGTTCATTTTGTTCATTTCGACAACAATATTCTCATGTGCGAGTCGGAAAAACATCAAATACTTTGAAGATATCCCTGATTCAGGAGTGTTAAAAACTATTCCTATTACGGCTTATATTGAACCCAAAATTCAGGTTGATGATATTTTATCAATTGTAGTTTCTACAGTAGATCCTGCCGCCACGCAGCCAATAAATTTGGGAAATATATCTGTTTTAGGGTCAAATAATAGTGGCCCTGTAACCACTCAACCCATTATTAGTGGTTATTTGGTAAGTAAGGATGGGGATGTTGAGATTCCAGTGCTTGGTAAAATACATGTGTTAGGGCTTACAACAGTTGAAGCAAGGGGAGCTATAAAAGAAAGAGCTGATAAGTTTTACAATGATCCTTCGGTTACAGTTCGTTATGCGAATTTTAAAATTACTGTTACAGGTGAAGTAGCGAGGCCATCCGTTTATATTATGCCTAATGAAAAGGTTACACTTTTAGATGCGCTTTCCATGGCTGGCGATCTTACTATTTATGGGAAACGGGACAATGTACTTTTGCTAAGAGAAAATAATGATGGGTCAAAAACGGCATATCGCATTAATTTAACCAAAAGCAACCTTATTGATCAACCCTACTATTATCTACATCAGAATGATTATATATATGTGGAACCAACAAAGGGGAAAGTTGCAGCTAATGATATAGCACAAGCAAGAACTTACGCTATTTTAAGCTCAATCATAACAGTTATAATTGTAATAATAAGCAGAATCAATTTTAAATAG
- the rpoB gene encoding DNA-directed RNA polymerase subunit beta has protein sequence MANKNNQRVNFATSRKVLDYPDFLDVQLQSFQEFFQLETTSDNRYKEGLFKVFAENFPISDSRNIFVLEFLDYFIDPPRYDIQECIERGLTYSVPLKAKLRLSCNDEEHEDFETIVQDVYLGTIPYMTPKGTFVINGAERVIVSQLHRSPGVFFGQSRHTNGTKLYSARVIPFKGSWIEFATDVNNVMYAYIDRKKKFPVTTLLRAIGYDSDKDILELFELADEVKVSKSGLKKFIGRKLAARVLKKWVEDFVDEDTGEVVSIDRNEIILERETVLEDDHIDMIIDAGVKTIILNKEDASTSGDYTIIYNTLQKDTSNSEKEAVEHIYRQLRNAEPPDEETARGIIDRLFFSDKRYDLGDVGRYRINRKLKLSTSEETKVLTKQDIIAIVKYLIKLINSKAEVDDIDHLSNRRVRTVGEQLYAQFGVGLARMARTIRERMNIRDNEVFTPTDLINARTLSSVINSFFGTNQLSQFMDQTNPLAEITHKRRLSALGPGGLSRERAGFEVRDVHYTHYGRLCTIETPEGPNIGLISSLCVHAKINNLGFIETPYKRVVDGVVSMDEPVVYLSAEDEDGKTIGQANAVYDDKGVFSTPRVKARFEGDFPIIEPDRLDYMDIAPNQITSIAASLIPFLEHDDANRALMGSNMQRQAVPLLRPESPIVGTGLEGRVAKDSRTLINAEGDGVVEYVDANEIRIKYDRNELDRLISFDGDSRSYRLTKFKKTNQSTTINLKPIVKKGERVEKGQVLCEGYATQNGELALGRNLKVAFMPWQGYNFEDAIVISERVVSQDIFTSLHVEEFELEVRDTKRGEEELTPDIPNVSEEATKDLDEDGIIRVGAEVKEGDILIGKITPKGESDPSPEEKLLRAIFGDKAGDVKDASLKTPPSIAGVVIDTKLFSRAKKTTKAEEKAQLERLDNKHDKAVKDLKNTLIEKLFEIVNGKTSQGVFNVYKELQVPKGVKFTQKILVELNYDNINPTKWTTDDDKNDQIKTLLHNYNIKFNEELGSYRRDKFAISVGDELPSGIVQMAKVYIAKKRKLKVGDKMAGRHGNKGIVARIVRDEDMPFLEDGTPVDIVLNPLGVPSRMNLGQIYETVLGWAGKELGIKFATPIFDGASHEEVEEWVKKANLPESGRTYLYNGLTGDRFDQQTTVGIIYMLKLGHMVDDKMHARSIGPYSLITQQPLGGKAQFGGQRFGEMEVWALEAFGAANILQEILTVKSDDVIGRAKTYEAIVKGENLPTPSVPESFNVLVHELRGLGLDITLE, from the coding sequence TTGGCAAACAAAAATAATCAAAGAGTAAACTTTGCAACCAGCAGAAAGGTACTTGATTACCCCGATTTTCTGGATGTTCAGTTGCAATCTTTCCAGGAATTTTTTCAATTAGAAACCACTTCAGACAACCGCTATAAAGAGGGTTTGTTTAAGGTGTTTGCCGAAAACTTTCCGATATCAGATTCAAGAAACATCTTTGTTTTAGAGTTTCTTGACTATTTTATTGATCCGCCACGTTATGATATACAAGAGTGTATCGAGCGCGGGTTAACTTATAGTGTGCCTTTAAAAGCCAAGCTTCGCCTTTCATGTAATGATGAAGAGCATGAAGATTTTGAAACAATTGTACAGGACGTGTATTTGGGAACTATCCCTTACATGACCCCTAAAGGTACATTCGTTATCAATGGCGCTGAGCGTGTAATTGTATCGCAGTTACACCGTTCCCCAGGTGTGTTCTTTGGCCAAAGCCGCCACACTAACGGTACTAAATTATACTCTGCCCGTGTTATTCCTTTCAAAGGATCATGGATTGAGTTTGCAACAGACGTTAACAACGTGATGTATGCATACATCGACCGTAAAAAGAAATTCCCGGTTACTACCTTATTGCGCGCGATAGGTTATGACTCTGATAAAGATATATTAGAGTTATTTGAACTTGCCGACGAAGTAAAAGTTAGTAAATCAGGTCTGAAAAAATTCATTGGCCGTAAGCTTGCCGCAAGGGTGCTTAAAAAATGGGTTGAGGATTTTGTGGACGAAGATACCGGCGAAGTTGTTTCTATCGACCGTAACGAAATCATCCTGGAACGTGAGACCGTGCTGGAAGATGACCATATTGATATGATCATTGACGCAGGTGTGAAAACCATCATCCTGAACAAGGAAGACGCTTCAACCAGTGGTGATTACACTATTATATACAATACCTTACAAAAGGATACTTCAAACTCTGAGAAAGAAGCGGTTGAGCATATCTACCGCCAGTTACGTAACGCTGAACCACCTGATGAAGAAACAGCTCGTGGTATCATCGATCGTTTATTCTTCTCTGATAAACGTTATGACCTGGGTGATGTTGGTCGTTACCGCATCAACCGTAAGCTGAAACTTAGCACTTCTGAAGAAACTAAGGTTTTAACTAAACAGGATATCATCGCGATAGTAAAATACCTGATCAAGTTAATCAACTCAAAAGCTGAGGTGGATGATATTGATCACTTGTCAAACCGTCGTGTGCGTACCGTTGGTGAGCAGTTATATGCTCAGTTCGGCGTAGGTTTAGCACGTATGGCCCGTACCATTCGTGAGCGTATGAACATTCGTGACAACGAGGTGTTCACACCAACCGACCTGATCAACGCGCGTACATTATCATCGGTAATAAACTCGTTCTTCGGTACAAATCAGCTATCACAGTTTATGGACCAAACCAACCCACTGGCAGAGATCACGCACAAGCGTCGTCTGTCAGCCCTGGGGCCCGGTGGTCTGTCACGTGAGCGTGCAGGTTTCGAGGTTCGTGACGTACACTATACCCACTACGGTCGTTTATGTACAATTGAAACACCGGAAGGACCGAACATTGGTTTGATATCTTCACTTTGCGTACACGCCAAGATCAACAACTTAGGCTTCATCGAAACACCATACAAACGTGTGGTTGACGGTGTAGTATCGATGGATGAGCCTGTTGTTTACTTATCAGCAGAAGACGAAGATGGTAAAACCATTGGCCAGGCCAACGCGGTATATGATGATAAAGGCGTATTTAGCACACCACGTGTTAAAGCACGTTTTGAAGGTGACTTCCCTATTATTGAGCCTGATAGACTTGATTATATGGATATTGCTCCAAACCAGATCACTTCGATCGCGGCTTCATTAATTCCGTTCCTGGAACATGATGATGCTAACCGTGCATTGATGGGATCGAACATGCAACGCCAGGCAGTGCCTTTATTGCGCCCTGAGTCGCCAATTGTTGGTACAGGTTTGGAAGGCCGTGTGGCTAAAGATTCACGTACATTAATAAATGCTGAAGGTGACGGTGTAGTTGAGTATGTAGATGCCAACGAGATCCGTATTAAATATGACCGTAATGAACTTGATCGTTTGATCTCTTTCGATGGTGATAGCCGCAGCTACCGTTTAACCAAGTTTAAGAAAACTAACCAGAGCACCACCATCAACCTTAAGCCAATTGTTAAAAAAGGCGAACGTGTTGAAAAAGGACAGGTGCTTTGCGAAGGCTACGCTACCCAAAATGGTGAGCTTGCCTTAGGCCGTAACTTAAAAGTAGCATTCATGCCTTGGCAGGGATATAACTTTGAGGATGCGATCGTTATTTCTGAGCGTGTGGTTTCACAGGATATATTCACATCACTTCACGTTGAAGAATTTGAGCTTGAAGTGCGTGATACCAAACGTGGTGAAGAAGAATTAACACCGGATATTCCTAACGTATCAGAAGAAGCTACTAAGGACCTTGACGAAGACGGTATCATCCGTGTTGGTGCTGAGGTTAAAGAAGGCGATATCCTGATCGGTAAGATCACTCCAAAAGGTGAATCAGATCCTTCACCGGAAGAAAAACTGTTGCGTGCCATATTTGGTGACAAGGCAGGTGACGTTAAGGATGCATCATTAAAAACTCCGCCGTCTATCGCGGGTGTGGTTATTGATACCAAACTTTTCTCACGTGCTAAGAAAACCACTAAGGCTGAAGAAAAAGCACAGTTGGAAAGATTGGATAACAAACATGATAAAGCTGTAAAAGATCTTAAAAATACTTTGATAGAGAAGTTATTTGAGATTGTTAACGGCAAAACATCACAAGGCGTATTCAATGTTTACAAAGAGTTACAGGTTCCAAAAGGTGTTAAATTCACCCAAAAAATATTAGTTGAGCTTAATTACGATAACATTAACCCAACTAAATGGACAACTGATGATGACAAAAACGATCAGATAAAAACCCTTCTTCATAACTATAACATTAAGTTTAATGAAGAGTTAGGTTCTTACCGTCGCGATAAATTCGCTATCAGTGTGGGTGATGAGCTTCCATCAGGTATCGTGCAAATGGCTAAAGTTTACATCGCTAAAAAGCGTAAGCTTAAAGTAGGTGATAAAATGGCAGGCCGCCACGGTAACAAAGGTATTGTTGCACGTATTGTACGTGACGAAGACATGCCTTTCCTTGAGGACGGAACACCGGTTGATATTGTGTTGAACCCACTGGGTGTACCATCACGTATGAACCTGGGCCAGATATATGAAACAGTATTAGGCTGGGCTGGTAAAGAGCTGGGAATTAAATTTGCTACTCCAATTTTTGATGGTGCAAGCCATGAGGAAGTGGAAGAGTGGGTTAAGAAAGCAAACTTACCAGAATCAGGCCGTACTTATTTATACAACGGCTTAACCGGCGACCGTTTTGACCAGCAAACTACAGTAGGTATTATATACATGCTGAAACTGGGCCACATGGTTGACGATAAGATGCACGCGCGTTCAATAGGGCCGTACTCATTAATTACACAACAACCATTGGGCGGTAAAGCACAATTCGGTGGTCAGCGTTTTGGTGAGATGGAGGTTTGGGCATTGGAAGCATTCGGTGCTGCAAACATACTGCAGGAAATATTGACCGTTAAATCTGATGATGTTATCGGCCGCGCTAAAACTTATGAGGCTATTGTTAAAGGTGAAAACCTGCCAACTCCTTCAGTTCCGGAATCATTCAACGTATTGGTTCACGAATTAAGAGGTTTAGGTTTGGATATCACTTTAGAATAA
- the rplL gene encoding 50S ribosomal protein L7/L12: protein MADLKAFAEQLVNLTVKEVNELAQILKDEYGIEPAAAAVAVAAAPAGGDDAPAAEAVQTAFDVILKEAGGAKLAVVKLVKDLTGLGLKEAKDLVDGAPKEVKTGVTKEEAESLKKQLEEAGAVVEVK, encoded by the coding sequence ATGGCGGATTTAAAAGCGTTTGCTGAACAGTTGGTAAACTTAACAGTAAAAGAAGTAAACGAATTAGCTCAGATCTTAAAAGACGAGTATGGCATTGAGCCTGCTGCTGCAGCTGTTGCTGTTGCTGCTGCTCCAGCTGGTGGCGATGACGCCCCTGCTGCTGAAGCAGTTCAAACTGCATTTGACGTTATCCTGAAAGAAGCAGGTGGCGCTAAATTAGCAGTTGTTAAATTAGTAAAAGACCTAACCGGCCTTGGTTTGAAAGAAGCTAAAGACTTAGTTGATGGTGCACCTAAAGAAGTAAAAACTGGTGTTACTAAAGAAGAAGCTGAATCTCTGAAAAAACAATTAGAAGAAGCCGGAGCAGTAGTTGAGGTTAAATAA
- the rplJ gene encoding 50S ribosomal protein L10, whose translation MTKEEKYDLVIALTEQMKEFGNFYITDTSNLTVAKINHIRRQCFESDITMQVAKNSLIKKAMDNIEGDFAPLYDVLKGSSSILFSKSATAPAKLIKQLRKKGEKPILKAAYIDSSIFVGDNQLDTLINLKSKEQLVGEIIGLLQSPAKNVISALQSGGNILAGVVKTLQERG comes from the coding sequence ATGACAAAAGAAGAAAAATACGACTTAGTTATAGCCCTTACTGAGCAGATGAAGGAGTTTGGTAATTTTTATATTACCGATACTTCAAACCTAACGGTTGCAAAGATCAATCACATCCGTCGCCAATGTTTCGAAAGCGATATCACTATGCAGGTGGCTAAAAATAGCTTGATTAAAAAAGCTATGGATAACATCGAAGGTGATTTTGCACCATTATATGATGTATTAAAAGGCTCTTCATCAATCCTTTTTTCAAAATCAGCAACTGCTCCGGCAAAGCTGATCAAACAATTAAGGAAAAAAGGTGAAAAACCAATTTTAAAGGCAGCATATATTGATTCATCGATATTTGTGGGCGATAACCAACTTGATACCTTGATCAACTTAAAATCAAAGGAACAATTGGTTGGAGAAATTATTGGTTTATTGCAATCACCAGCAAAGAACGTTATTTCAGCCCTACAATCAGGCGGAAATATACTGGCAGGAGTTGTAAAAACATTACAGGAAAGAGGTTAA
- the rpoC gene encoding DNA-directed RNA polymerase subunit beta', giving the protein MSYKKDNKIKSNFTTITISLASPESILERSSGEVLKPETINYRTYKPERDGLFCERIFGPVKDYECHCGKYKRIRYKGIVCDRCGVEVTEKKVRRERMGHINLVVPVAHIWYFRSLPNKIGYLLGLPTKRLDLIIYYERYVVIQAGIKEADGINKMDFLTEEEYLDILDTLPKENQYLDDKDPQKFVAKMGAEALEELLKRLNLDELSYNLRHQAANETSQQRKNEALKRLQVVEAFRDSKDRIENNPEWMIVKIVPVIPPELRPLVPLEGGRFATSDLNDLYRRVIIRNNRLKRLIEIKAPEVILRNEKRMLQEAVDSLFDNSRKVNAVKTEGNRALKSLSDILKGKQGRFRQNLLGKRVDYSARSVIVVGPNLKLHECGLPKDMAAELFKPFIIRKMIERGVVKTVKSAKKIVDRKDPLVWDILENVLKGHPVLLNRAPTLHRLGIQSFQPKLVEGKAIQLHPLTCTAFNADFDGDQMAVHVPLGNAAILEAQILMLASHNILNPANGTPITVPSQDMVLGLYYITKGRKSEEGHIVAGSGLTFYSPEEVIIAYNEKKLALHAFIKVKTFVKERDGSIVNKIIDTTVGRVLFNQHVPVEVGYINELLTKKSLRDIIGEVVKTTGMARAAQFLDDIKELGFKMAFQGGLSFNLKDINIPAEKVTLIAQASKEVEDVMGNYNMGFITNNERYNQIIDIWTRINNRLTANVMEILSTDNQGFNSVYMMLDSGARGSKEQIRQLAGMRGLMAKPQKSGSGGEIIENPILSNFKEGLSVLEYFISTHGARKGLADTALKTADAGYLTRRLHDVAQDMIVGEEDCGTLRGIYTTALKDNEDIVEPLHERILGRTSLHSVYDPITNELLVSAGQDIDEDISKNIENSPLEGIEIRSVLTCESKRGVCALCYGRNLASGKRVQRGEAVGVIAAQSIGEPGTQLTLRTFHVGGTASNIAAESQINARFEGVIEFENVRTVAYKTEDGVVDVVLGRSGEFRIVEEGTNKVIVTNNIPYGAYLYVKDGSKIAKGDRICSWDPYNAVIISEFAGVTQFEAVLEGITFREESDEQTGHREKVIIDTRDKTKNPVIQISDGKGNVIKGYNIPVGAHIAVDEGEKLQTGQVIAKIPRSTGKTRDITGGLPRVTELFEARNPSNPAVVTEIDGVVTLGGVKRGNREMTIESKDGQIKKYLVPLSKHILVQDNDFVKAGMPLSDGSISPADILAIKGPAAVQEYLVNGIQEVYRLQGVKINDKHFEVIVHQMMQKVSIEDAGDTTFLEKEAVDSWDFMIENDDIFDKKVVVEPGDSASLKAGQIVSVRKLRDENSILKRKDLRLVEVRDAIAATSSPILQGITRASLGTKSFISAASFQETTKVLNEAAIAGKKDNMLGLKENVIVGHLIPSGTGLRAYENIRVGSQEEFDRLMASKTEEVEA; this is encoded by the coding sequence ATGTCTTACAAAAAGGATAATAAAATCAAAAGTAACTTCACCACCATTACTATCAGTTTGGCTTCACCAGAGTCAATTCTTGAGCGTTCAAGCGGTGAGGTTTTAAAACCGGAGACTATCAACTACAGGACCTACAAGCCTGAGCGTGATGGTTTGTTCTGCGAACGTATCTTCGGTCCGGTTAAAGATTATGAGTGCCATTGCGGTAAATACAAACGTATCCGTTACAAGGGTATAGTTTGCGACCGTTGCGGTGTTGAAGTAACTGAAAAGAAAGTACGTCGTGAGCGTATGGGCCACATCAATTTGGTGGTTCCTGTTGCGCACATCTGGTACTTCCGTTCATTACCAAACAAAATTGGTTATTTATTAGGCTTACCAACAAAAAGGCTCGATCTTATCATATACTATGAAAGATATGTAGTTATACAAGCAGGTATTAAAGAAGCTGACGGAATCAACAAAATGGATTTCCTGACAGAAGAAGAATACCTTGATATTCTGGATACCCTTCCAAAAGAAAACCAATACCTTGATGACAAAGATCCCCAGAAATTTGTTGCCAAAATGGGTGCTGAGGCTCTGGAAGAATTATTAAAACGCCTTAACCTCGACGAGTTATCATACAACTTACGTCACCAGGCTGCTAATGAAACCTCACAACAACGTAAAAACGAAGCTTTAAAACGTTTACAGGTTGTTGAAGCTTTCCGCGATTCAAAAGACAGGATCGAGAATAACCCTGAGTGGATGATCGTTAAGATCGTTCCGGTTATCCCGCCTGAATTGCGCCCGTTAGTACCACTGGAAGGTGGCCGTTTTGCTACTTCAGATTTAAATGACCTTTACCGTCGTGTAATTATCCGTAACAACCGTTTAAAACGTTTGATCGAGATTAAAGCACCAGAGGTTATTTTACGTAACGAAAAACGTATGTTACAGGAAGCTGTTGACTCGTTGTTCGATAACTCACGTAAGGTAAACGCAGTAAAAACTGAAGGTAACCGTGCATTGAAATCACTTTCAGACATCCTGAAAGGTAAACAAGGCCGTTTCCGTCAAAACTTATTAGGTAAACGTGTGGATTATTCAGCACGTTCGGTAATTGTTGTAGGTCCAAACCTTAAATTACACGAGTGCGGTTTACCAAAAGATATGGCTGCCGAATTGTTTAAACCATTTATCATCCGCAAAATGATTGAGCGTGGTGTGGTTAAAACAGTAAAATCTGCCAAAAAGATTGTTGACCGTAAGGATCCATTAGTTTGGGATATATTAGAGAATGTATTAAAAGGACACCCTGTATTACTAAACCGTGCGCCTACGCTGCACAGGTTAGGTATCCAGTCGTTCCAGCCAAAATTGGTTGAAGGTAAAGCTATCCAGTTGCACCCATTAACCTGTACCGCCTTTAACGCGGATTTTGACGGTGACCAGATGGCCGTTCACGTACCCCTGGGTAACGCGGCAATTTTGGAAGCCCAAATTTTGATGCTTGCTTCACATAACATCCTTAACCCGGCTAACGGTACGCCAATCACTGTACCTTCGCAGGACATGGTACTTGGTTTGTACTACATAACCAAAGGCCGTAAATCTGAAGAAGGTCATATCGTTGCAGGTTCAGGCTTAACTTTCTACTCTCCTGAAGAAGTGATCATTGCTTATAACGAGAAGAAATTAGCCCTGCACGCCTTTATAAAAGTGAAAACTTTTGTTAAGGAAAGAGATGGCAGCATTGTAAATAAAATTATTGATACCACTGTAGGCCGTGTGTTGTTTAATCAGCATGTACCGGTTGAGGTTGGTTATATAAATGAACTGTTAACCAAAAAATCACTGCGTGATATCATTGGTGAAGTAGTAAAAACTACAGGTATGGCACGTGCGGCCCAGTTCCTTGATGATATTAAGGAATTAGGTTTCAAAATGGCATTCCAGGGTGGTTTATCATTTAACCTGAAGGATATTAACATTCCCGCAGAAAAAGTTACGCTGATAGCTCAGGCTTCTAAGGAAGTTGAAGATGTTATGGGTAACTATAACATGGGTTTCATCACTAACAATGAGCGTTACAACCAGATCATCGATATCTGGACACGTATCAACAACCGCTTAACCGCGAATGTGATGGAAATTCTGTCAACTGATAACCAGGGCTTCAACTCAGTATACATGATGCTTGATTCTGGAGCGCGTGGTTCTAAAGAGCAGATCCGTCAGCTTGCAGGTATGAGGGGATTGATGGCGAAACCGCAAAAATCAGGTTCAGGTGGTGAGATCATTGAAAACCCGATCCTTTCAAACTTTAAAGAAGGTTTGTCAGTATTGGAATACTTTATCTCAACTCACGGTGCACGTAAAGGTTTGGCGGATACGGCGTTAAAAACAGCTGATGCTGGTTACTTAACCCGTCGTTTACATGACGTTGCCCAGGATATGATCGTAGGTGAAGAAGATTGCGGTACTTTAAGAGGTATATACACAACCGCCCTTAAAGATAACGAGGATATTGTTGAGCCATTACACGAGCGTATATTAGGCCGTACCTCATTACATTCAGTATATGACCCTATTACCAACGAACTGTTAGTTTCAGCAGGTCAGGATATTGATGAGGATATCTCTAAAAACATTGAGAACTCACCGTTAGAAGGTATCGAGATACGTTCAGTATTAACATGCGAAAGCAAACGTGGCGTATGCGCATTGTGCTACGGCCGTAACCTTGCAAGCGGTAAACGCGTGCAACGTGGCGAGGCTGTTGGTGTAATTGCAGCACAGTCAATCGGTGAGCCGGGTACACAGTTAACACTACGTACATTCCACGTGGGTGGTACCGCATCAAACATCGCGGCTGAATCACAGATCAACGCGAGGTTTGAAGGTGTGATCGAATTTGAAAATGTTCGTACTGTTGCTTACAAAACTGAAGATGGTGTTGTTGATGTAGTATTGGGTCGTTCAGGCGAGTTCCGTATTGTAGAAGAAGGCACTAATAAAGTTATTGTAACTAACAACATACCTTACGGTGCTTACTTATATGTGAAGGATGGCAGTAAGATCGCTAAAGGCGACCGTATCTGTTCATGGGATCCGTACAATGCGGTTATCATATCTGAATTTGCAGGTGTAACCCAGTTTGAAGCTGTATTGGAAGGTATTACTTTCCGTGAAGAATCAGATGAGCAAACAGGTCACCGTGAAAAAGTAATTATCGATACAAGAGATAAAACCAAGAATCCTGTTATCCAGATCAGCGATGGTAAGGGTAATGTGATAAAAGGCTATAACATCCCGGTAGGCGCTCACATTGCAGTTGATGAAGGCGAAAAACTACAAACAGGACAGGTTATTGCTAAGATCCCTCGTTCAACTGGTAAAACCCGTGACATCACAGGTGGTTTACCACGTGTAACCGAGTTATTTGAAGCACGTAACCCATCAAACCCTGCAGTAGTAACTGAAATTGATGGTGTGGTAACCTTAGGTGGTGTTAAACGTGGTAACCGCGAGATGACTATCGAATCAAAAGATGGTCAGATAAAGAAATACCTTGTTCCATTATCTAAACACATCCTTGTACAGGATAATGACTTTGTGAAGGCAGGTATGCCATTGTCTGATGGTTCAATATCACCCGCTGATATCCTGGCTATCAAAGGCCCGGCTGCAGTACAGGAATACCTGGTAAATGGTATACAGGAAGTTTACCGTTTGCAAGGTGTGAAGATCAATGACAAGCACTTTGAGGTTATCGTGCACCAGATGATGCAAAAGGTATCAATCGAAGATGCCGGCGATACTACGTTCCTTGAAAAAGAAGCTGTTGACAGCTGGGATTTCATGATCGAAAACGACGATATATTCGATAAGAAAGTTGTTGTTGAGCCAGGTGATTCAGCTTCGTTAAAAGCCGGACAGATTGTATCTGTTAGAAAGCTAAGAGACGAAAACTCAATTTTGAAACGTAAAGATTTAAGATTGGTTGAAGTACGTGACGCTATAGCTGCAACATCAAGCCCTATACTGCAAGGTATAACAAGGGCATCATTAGGCACCAAGTCGTTTATCTCGGCAGCATCGTTCCAGGAAACTACCAAGGTTCTGAACGAAGCAGCAATTGCAGGTAAGAAGGACAACATGCTTGGATTGAAGGAAAACGTTATTGTTGGTCACCTTATTCCATCAGGAACCGGCTTACGTGCATATGAAAATATCCGCGTAGGTTCGCAAGAGGAATTTGACCGCTTGATGGCTTCAAAAACTGAAGAAGTAGAAGCATAA